GCCAGAGCAGGTAGCCCCACCGCACCCCTTCGGTGTCATCACCCCAGGCCAGCAAATACCGCGCCGACGCGGCGTGCTCCACGATGGGCGGCCGCCAGAGCTCGGGCAGATCCCGCGTGTTCAGATCCATACCAACCATTATACGAACACATATTCGATTCGCGCGGAATGCTAGGCTATGACTCAATATCCAATCTAGTCATAGGGATACGCATGGCTGTGGCATTCACGGCGGAAGACCGGGCGCGCATCACCGAATCCCTGCTCGACGCCGCCGAAGAGCTCTTCGCCACCCAGGGCCTGAAGAAGACCTCGCTCGACGAGCTGGTCGCCGCCTCGGGCATCGCCAAGGGCAGCTTCTACGCGTTCTTCGACTCCAAGGAGGAGCTGTACAAGGAGGTGATGATCCGCAGGGCGCCGATGCTCGGCAAGCGGCTCGCCGCCGCCCTGGACCGGCCGCCGAGCGCCGAGGCCCTCGGCGCCCTCATGCGGGAGATGATCGAGGTGCTCACCACCGACCCGTTCTACCGGCGGCTGCTCACCCGCCCCGACGAGCTGGAGGCGGTGGCGCGCAGGGTCGGAGCCGAGGAGATCGCCCGGGTCACCCCTCACCTGCTGACGCCGCTGCTCGACTATCTCGCCCAGGGACAGGCCGACGGTGTCATCGTCGCGGACGCCCCGCCGGAGGTGCTGGTCGGCGTGCTGCGCACCGCCGGGCTGCTGGTGCTCAACCGCGACAGGTTCGGGCCGGACCACGCCCAAGTGGTCGAGGCCACCGTCAACGCGCTGGCAAGGGGGCTCGTCGCATGAGTGTTCTGAAGAGGTACGCGCAGGCGGCCGGGATGACGGACGAAGCCTGGAAGCGGCACGCCAACCCGTGGAGCGTCTGGACCAGGTTCGCGGCCATCCCGCTGATGATCGCGGCAATCTGGAGCAGGGAGTGGATCGGCTGGTGGGCGCTGGTCCCGGTGGGTCTGGTGGTCGTCTGGCTGGCGCTCAACCCGCACGTCTTCCCGGCCGTGGAGCAGCCCGACAGCTGGACGGCCAGGGGCATCTACGGCGAGAAGCTGTGGCTCCGGGACCGGTCGCTGGTCACCGGCGACCACCGGAGCGTGCAGCGGCTGCTCATCGCGGTCGGCGTGGCGGGCTTCGCGCTGCTCATCTGGGGGCTGATCGCGCTGGAGCCCTGGCCGACCGTCTTCGGCGCCACGCTGATCACGATCGGCCAGCTCTGGCGCATCGACCGCCTCGGCCAGCTCTACCTGGCACACCAGAAAGCTTCCCGCGAGTAGCCGGAACGCCATGCCGGACTCCACGACTGGTGCGGCGACCGCTGCCGCGTTGATGTCGGGACAACATGCCACGGGGGCGGCGCCTTCGCGCCGCTGCTCGCGACAGATGCCAAGTGCGCCGGGGACAGGCCACGTAGACGCGGCGGTGCATCGGTCCAGTCGCCAGACCATGGCCGGACCCTGCCTCTGGTCGTCGAGAACGAGTCCTTGCCCTGGGGCTTGAAGGGGCTGCCGCAGATGCCGTGACCGCCCTCAAGGAGGACCTTGCCGAGAACCTGTCGGTCGATATTCGGCAAGGGGGCGTCGGCCAGGACACTGATGGCGCACGGGGGTCAGAGCCGGCTGATCGCCGCCTTGATCGTGGCCAGATCGCCGAGGACGACCTCGGTGCGGTCGCGATCCGCGTGGAGGCGCCAGTGGGTCTCGGCCACCGCTTCCGGGGAAGCGGGAGAGCCGGGGGCGACAGCGGCGGAGATGGGCACATGGCCGACGTGGACGCCCTTGCCGGCGAGCGCCTCGGACAGGGACAGGGCGTAGTTGCGCAGCGCCGAGGCGGCGAGCCCCACGTTGCCCAGGAACGGCAGCGGGTGGACGGCCGAGATGCCCGAGGTGAAGAGCAAGGTGCCGGAGCCGCGCGCCAGCATGGGCGGCAGCACCGCGCGGACGGCCGTCACCGCGCCCAGCACCCCGCTGTCGAAGGCGTCCTGGGCGCTCTCCCTGGTGATCTCCAGCACCGGCGTGAGGGCCTTGACCGCGCCCACGCCGTTGTAGAGCAGGACGTCCGCCGGGCCGATGCCGGCCAGGGCGGCGGCCAGTGAGGCCTCGTCCGTCATGTCGGCCTCATGCGTGGAGACCCGGACGTCGTCCAGTTGCGCGGCCAGCGCCGCGAGGTTGGCCTGGCTCCGGGACACGAGCGAGACCTCGAAGCCCTCCTTGCCGAAGCGGCGGGCGACCGCGAGGCCGATGCCGGGACCCGCACCGATGATCGCGATCTTCATGTGGCACTCCTTAAGTCGAGGGTGGCCCTCACGTTAACACAAGCGGAGCCACACCCTCGACTTCACTAGAATGAGTGCATGATCCGCCGTGATGCGCAGCGCAACCGTGACGCTCTCGTGGTGGCGGCGCGGGAGGTCCTGGCCGAGCGGGGCGTCGGCGCGCCTCTGGAGGCCGTGGCCAAGCGGGCCGGGGTCGCGATCGGCACGCTCTACCGGCACTTTCCCGAGCGGGGCGAGCTCATCGACGCGATCCTCGAGGAGCAGCTGGCCGGCTGGGCCGAGCTGGCCAGGCAGGCGGTGGCAGCCGCCGACGCCTGGGAGGGGCTCGTGGGGTTCCTCGAGCGCACCTGCGAGCTGCAGGCCAGAGACAGAGCCTTCACCGAGCTGGTGTGCCAGGAGCACCAGAGCGACCGGTCCGAGGTCAACCGACTGATCGGCCAGCTGATCGAGCGGGCCCAGCGGGCCGGTGCGCTGCGGTTGGACGTGGGGCCGATCGATCTGGCGTTCTTCATGATGGCCTGCTCCCGGGTGGCCGAGCAGGATCCGGAGCGCTGGCGTCGCCACTTCACCCTCATGCTCGACGCGCTCCGCGCGGGATGACGCCCGGCTGACTGCCCGGACACGGCATGTGATCGCCGCGCGCTCATGACGCTGCGGCGTCGCGATGCGGGCATGGTCCACGCGGCAGGCGTACGGTGTTGATTGACACCAACACCCGAAAACCGGTGGCCACGCGGGTGCGGAACGTGAAACGGTCGCTTCCCATGATCCATTGGACCGAGGCGGGACAGGAACGGTCGGCGGTCTGGCGTTCCGCGCTGGGCATGCCGCCACCGAGGCGCGTGATCACGGCCGACGACCGGATGACGGCCGACGCCGCGTACCGGCTGGCCTGTGAGGGCACCGCGCTGCTGTGGCAGGGCGACTTCCAGAACGCCCGCCAGCTGCTGGCGGCCATGGGACGCCGGTGCAAGCCCGCCGCTCCCGGCGCCGACTTCCACCGCTACCGCCAGGCCCGGTCACAACGCGCGCGCACGCTGGGCATGCTGCTCATCCCGTTCGCCGAGGACCACGTGGTGCCGCTGCGCAGGGCGCC
The Nonomuraea helvata genome window above contains:
- a CDS encoding TetR/AcrR family transcriptional regulator — protein: MAVAFTAEDRARITESLLDAAEELFATQGLKKTSLDELVAASGIAKGSFYAFFDSKEELYKEVMIRRAPMLGKRLAAALDRPPSAEALGALMREMIEVLTTDPFYRRLLTRPDELEAVARRVGAEEIARVTPHLLTPLLDYLAQGQADGVIVADAPPEVLVGVLRTAGLLVLNRDRFGPDHAQVVEATVNALARGLVA
- a CDS encoding helix-turn-helix domain-containing protein, encoding MIRRDAQRNRDALVVAAREVLAERGVGAPLEAVAKRAGVAIGTLYRHFPERGELIDAILEEQLAGWAELARQAVAAADAWEGLVGFLERTCELQARDRAFTELVCQEHQSDRSEVNRLIGQLIERAQRAGALRLDVGPIDLAFFMMACSRVAEQDPERWRRHFTLMLDALRAG
- a CDS encoding SDR family NAD(P)-dependent oxidoreductase; its protein translation is MKIAIIGAGPGIGLAVARRFGKEGFEVSLVSRSQANLAALAAQLDDVRVSTHEADMTDEASLAAALAGIGPADVLLYNGVGAVKALTPVLEITRESAQDAFDSGVLGAVTAVRAVLPPMLARGSGTLLFTSGISAVHPLPFLGNVGLAASALRNYALSLSEALAGKGVHVGHVPISAAVAPGSPASPEAVAETHWRLHADRDRTEVVLGDLATIKAAISRL
- a CDS encoding DUF6653 family protein; the encoded protein is MSVLKRYAQAAGMTDEAWKRHANPWSVWTRFAAIPLMIAAIWSREWIGWWALVPVGLVVVWLALNPHVFPAVEQPDSWTARGIYGEKLWLRDRSLVTGDHRSVQRLLIAVGVAGFALLIWGLIALEPWPTVFGATLITIGQLWRIDRLGQLYLAHQKASRE